A genomic window from Vitis riparia cultivar Riparia Gloire de Montpellier isolate 1030 chromosome 18, EGFV_Vit.rip_1.0, whole genome shotgun sequence includes:
- the LOC117907754 gene encoding laccase-15-like, whose product MWLIMKVFLLQILAFLLFGGGIYCQASTRRLTFVVKEASYTRLCSPKNILTVNGQFPGPTIYAKKGETIIVDVYNKGKENITIHWHGVSMPRYPWTDGPEYITQCPIQPGSKFSQKIILSFEEGTLWWHAHSDWTRATVHGAIIIYPKNGTKYPFPKPNAEVPIILGQWWKSDVNVVRDEALATGADPNASDSLLINGQPGDLFPCSKSGTFKLTVDHGKTYLLRIINAALHEALFFSIAKHKMTVVGTDGSYTKPLTRDYITIYPGQTYDVLLEANQHPDHYYMAAKTYSIAPAARNFFDNTTTTAIVQYRGYYTPSSPLSLPYLPTYNDTNASVQVMAGLRSLADAEHPCNVPLSPSTKLIYTVGMNSYLCPNNSCAGPNGTRFSASINNISFQFPTIDILQAYYYNISGVYGDKFPSVPELVFDFTTDIIPLEYQTPKNGTEVRVLEYNSTVEIVFQGTNLIAGTHHPMHLHGYSFYVVGWGFGNFDKNKDPLRYNLVDPPLQSTISVPTKGWAAIRFEASNPGVWFMHCHVERHQTWGMDTAFIVKNGKSPEAQVLPPPSDMPPC is encoded by the exons ATGTGGCTGATCATGAAGGTTTTCCTCTTGCAAATTTTAGCGTTTCTACTTTTTGGTGGTGGCATCTATTGCCAAGCTTCAACCCGTCGGCTTACTTTTGTG GTGAAGGAAGCTTCATATACAAGGCTTTGTAGTCCCAAGAACATCTTAACAGTAAATGGACAATTTCCGGGACCAACTATATATGCTAAGAAAGGAGAGACGATCATTGTCGACGTTTataacaaaggaaaagaaaacattacCATTCACTG GCATGGGGTGAGCATGCCTAGATATCCATGGACAGATGGTCCCGAGTATATCACACAATGCCCAATTCAACCAGGGTCAAAGTTTAGCCAAAAGATCATCCTTTCCTTTGAGGAAGGCACTCTATGGTGGCATGCTCACAGTGATTGGACCCGAGCCACCGTTCATGGAGCTATAATCATCTATCCCAAGAATGGAACCAAGTATCCTTTTCCCAAACCTAATGCAGAAGTTCCCATCATATTAG GACAATGGTGGAAGAGTGATGTAAATGTGGTTCGAGATGAAGCGCTTGCAACTGGAGCTGACCCCAATGCCTCTGATTCTTTATTGATAAATGGACAACCTGGTGATCTTTTTCCATGCTCAAAATCAG GCACATTCAAGCTAACGGTGGATCATGGAAAGACCTATCTACTTCGCATAATCAATGCTGCCTTGCACGAGgctctcttcttctccattgcTAAGCATAAAATGACAGTGGTTGGAACAGATGGTAGCTACACAAAACCATTGACACGAGATTATATCACAATATATCCTGGCCAAACCTATGATGTCTTACTAGAAGCTAACCAACACCCGGATCACTATTACATGGCAGCTAAAACTTATTCCATTGCCCCGGCAGCTCGTAATTTTTTTGACAACACAACCACCACAGCTATTGTACAGTACAGGGGATACTACACTCCATCTTCACCTCTCTCCTTGCCTTATTTGCCTACATATAATGACACAAATGCATCGGTTCAGGTCATGGCCGGCCTCCGAAGCTTAGCAGATGCGGAACATCCTTGCAATGTCCCATTGAGCCCGAGCACTAAACTGATTTACACTGTTGGTATGAACTCGTACCTATGCCCCAATAATTCATGTGCAGGGCCCAATGGGACGCGGTTCTCCGCAAGTATAAACAACATAAGCTTCCAATTCCCTACAATTGACATACTGCAAGCTTACTATTATAACATTAGTGGTGTATATGGAGATAAATTTCCTAGTGTTCCAGAACTGGTGTTCGATTTTACCACTGATATTATTCCCTTAGAGTATCAGACGCCAAAAAACGGAACAGAAGTAAGGGTGCTTGAGTATAACTCCACAGTGGAGATTGTTTTTCAAGGGACAAACTTGATTGCAGGGACACACCACCccatgcatctccatggatacaGTTTCTATGTTGTTGGATGGGGATTTgggaattttgataaaaataaggaCCCATTGCGCTACAATTTGGTGGATCCTCCCCTTCAGAGTACCATCTCTGTTCCTACAAAAGGTTGGGCTGCAATCAGATTCGAGGCATCCAACCCTG GAGTATGGTTCATGCACTGCCATGTAGAACGCCATCAGACTTGGGGCATGGACACTGCGTTCATAGTGAAAAATGGTAAAAGCCCAGAAGCTCAAGTGCTGCCTCCACCATCCGACATGCCACCATGTTGA